The region TGCCCAGGTTAGTGATGCTCCAGTTGTCTCCGTTCCACCAATTAATACATCCTACAAAATAGCATTCATGTTAAATACGAAATACTCTCTATGTCTtcaaaaatagtcttattttatcattttagtttgttttataaaattagtcaattttctatttttggaaatatTTTAATCACACATTACATTGCTAATAAGGTGAGTCACACTATCTATTAACACTATTTcgatatcttttttatttctctccTCATACTTTACCAGtttcacattaaaacttgtgttatCCCAAAAAGACCTTATTTTTAGAGGACGGTGgaaataataaagaaattaaaagtTGTTAATTACCATGAGTATTGCCTTGACATGGTTCCAATCAATCTGAACCTCAGAGGAATGGTCTACCCTAAGCTGAATGAGGCGATGAAGAATGTCATTGGTCATCGAATCCGGTCTATTTGGATGAAGATGCTCATCGATGAGTTGTTGATAAAACGAATCCATCTCCTCAAAAATCTTGTCCACTCTTTTTGTGGAGCCGAGGAGTTTATTGATGAAACCAAACAGTACACAATCAGCCAAAAACGTTTCAGCTACGACCCTCCAAAATCGACCAAAAAGCCTCTCCAACTTTGTCCACGACCGTGAATCCAATTTCTTCCCAAACGCAACACGACACAGAACGTTACAGTTGAAGGACGACATAATCTCCCCTAGATTGATGGCCTCACTCGAGTCGGCCTTGCTCGAAACCCTAGAAATCATTGTAGAAATTTCATCGTGACGAATGGGGCGATAGGAGCGTAGTTTGTGGGGAGTGAAGAGGTGGTGAACCACCATTTTCCTCATCTTCCTCCAATAATCGGAGTAGAATGAGGTGGCTATGTCGCTGTGGTCGTACGTTAGTCTCAGCGAAGCAGAGGTGTACGGGCGCCCTGCGAAGGTCACGTCGTTGTGTTTGAGAGCCTTCTTCGCTGCATCGGCCGACGAGATCACGACGACTGGCAATCGACATAATTTCAGGTAGATGAGAGGGCCGTATTTGTATGATAGTTCTGTGAGCCAGATATGGGGCTTTGAGATGTTGATTTGATGAATGTTGCCAATGAGGGGAAGCCCTTTTGGCCCGGGGGGACCGACGAGGGGTTTGTCGGAGGTTTTTGTGGAGGAAAATGATGAGAACAGCAAGAGATGAGACGAGAAGAAGCATATCCATATTGGAAAGTGGAATGGGATGGGATGGTTAACTTGATGGTTTTGaaatccctatatatatagactACGCATTGCTTCATGTGTCTCAATAAATATAACTAacaattcctttttttttactaCAATCTATTCTAATGAAGatataaaattcttttttataaataaaaatactgatattatttttatagttacAACTATGACTCCAACTCATTCTCCACGCTATCAatacttcaatcatttttttttcgacatctctcataatttaccaatttcgcattaaaattcgtgtcgtcTCCAAAGTcgctatttttatgagacggagagagtattatatcaataattattaatattaaatataaagttgaaggtttttttttgtttatttatattccctccatctaaaaattataactatttcctttttagttcgtccttgaaaagtactccctctgtcccattagaaatgaaacgtttttctttttggtttgtcatattaaaaatgaaacgtttctaaaaatggaaacaacactctctctaccttttcccatttcttactttactctttcttcattaactcacaaaacaacattacataaaatcatgtgccgaaaatcaaatgtttcatttttaatgggacggagggagtatggactttctaattttggaaactcatTTATCTCTAAAGAGGTGGGACCAGTTATGGAATAAAACTCGTGTTGAACCAAATGTTCTTACTTTTCAGAGACAGATGAAGTATttgttatataaaaaaatagtcaaTGAAAATGTCAAATTAGATGTTAAATAGACAAATCAATAGACAATAGCTATATCTAGGTCCAATCCATCGGACCAGCCATCGGGTTCTAGATCAGCCCTATTCAGATTTTGGGTTAATATAATTGTAATTTTTTCAGGAAATATCAAACTCTAATCTTCCAAATTTAAGAAGTTATTCATGTTACTGATTGCACTAACATCCCTATATATTAAACTCTAATCTTCCAAATTTAAGAAGTTATTCATGTTACTGATTGCACTAACATCCCTAACATCCCTATATATTAATAAACCAAAATTAAACTCTAATCTTCCAAATTTAAGAAGTTATTCATGTTACTGATTGCACAAGCTCAATCGTCCGCCCTTGCGACGCGGCgtgtttctattggccgttggcattttctttttttcttttttttttaaaactgaaaataatactaaaaatttaaaaaatatatttccggattcccaaaaatatagccgttttattactgcttttttttaattttttttgaaatttttttaaaaaaatttaatccctaaaccatctataaatacatacattcatcatccatttggacgaaattcggtcgcttatgaatttaattatgtaatttttaatttttaggattttaattatgtaatttttattttttaggattttaattatgtaatttttattttatttgtaatttgtaatattattccggatatttttaatgcattttaattttgtgaaaatgtttttattcaaattgaataatagaatggtggagcccttgtgctcgtccttgcggaagagcacaactgtgggtgttgtgctcttgcctaagagcagaaagaaaaagtggggccgggcccacaaccgtgcttgTTGGCGAGTGCACagttgtggatgccctaacaTCTCTAACATCCCTATATATTAATAAACCAAAACTTATCGCAAACAATAACTCTACAGTTGTTTGACCAAAGAATTCACGTTCTCTGTATAGTGTCGTTGAAATAAATTGAACACCATATACAAAATTCAGTCTAAGCTGGTAGGTCGGCTCAAGTTAGTATCACGAACAACCTAAGTTACGTTTTCATTAAAGAAGTGGTGTGTCACTGAGATAGGTGCACTTTTTTATAGTCTTGTCATTTGTTGGAATAGAAAAAGAGCAAAATGGAAACATAGGATCCCAATTATCCATACTAAATTAAACTCATTTTCCaataaatatatcaaataataattCTACTCTAGTAATTTACATTAAAGTATAAACCTAAAGAGTATTCCCTCTTTACTTATTTTATACACATTtgcaaatataattatatatatttatctaaATTGCATATTAATCTCACAATACTTTTTTACCAAtaatttcttataaaaaaaCTATAATAAGATTTTACTGTAAAAAATTcacatattaaatatattattttaggtGGTTGCAATTAGATAAATGGGATGATCGTGGGCTGATCGACCATACGTCCATGTAGTTAAATTAGGCTACTTGACCAAACCAATATAATTACAATGAATAATTAGATTATTGAATACTATTAGTATTTATTGATGGTGAGACATTTAGAAGGGGGCCGGCCGGGGAAATATAAACAAAGATGGTGTTTAAATAGACTTATTAATTTTTCTGGTGGATCACATGTGTGGGGATGGGGGTGCATTATCATTCATCAATATGcttatatttgaaaacaaatcaAAGAGAAAAACTAAAACGTACTATGTAAAATAATGTGAAAAAGAGAAGCCATCTGGATTGATAAATCTATTTAGAGCCCATTTAGAAAGgccaattaaattaaaaaaattgctaGGGTTATTTTACCCTAATTTGCACATGCTCGGCTTCAAAGCACTTCAACCTTTCTCTAtttctgttttgttttgttcAAAATCAATTTGCGAGATTGGGGACGAATAATACTATTTATGTCATGACTGTAGATATATATACTTGTTCATGATGtgttaaaaaagaaagaaagaaagaatccTCTTATGTAATAGACTTGATCCACTAAAGTCCCGAGTAATGGTGTATGATCATTAAATTTTTAGTACTTTTATCAGAAAGAAAGTCTTTCAAAGAttgtatataaatttatatacaaAAATAGTTACCTTTCCTAAATTCTTCTTCGGGGCCTCGGGCAAATGTTATGCTGCACACTTGCACTTAGAGGTGCCCACAGTTCGTTAACCGGTGGTTACGGTTCGGAACTGTCAGCTCCGGTTTTAGAAAGTTGCACTCCCTTCTTCTGCTCATTTTCAAAGCACAACAAAAAGGGCTTGAATGCAATTTTACAAAAGAATTATGTTTGTGAATAATAGAGGCTTTTTtgactttaactatt is a window of Salvia splendens isolate huo1 chromosome 3, SspV2, whole genome shotgun sequence DNA encoding:
- the LOC121797009 gene encoding cytochrome P450 83B1-like; this encodes MIEGFQNHQVNHPIPFHFPIWICFFSSHLLLFSSFSSTKTSDKPLVGPPGPKGLPLIGNIHQINISKPHIWLTELSYKYGPLIYLKLCRLPVVVISSADAAKKALKHNDVTFAGRPYTSASLRLTYDHSDIATSFYSDYWRKMRKMVVHHLFTPHKLRSYRPIRHDEISTMISRVSSKADSSEAINLGEIMSSFNCNVLCRVAFGKKLDSRSWTKLERLFGRFWRVVAETFLADCVLFGFINKLLGSTKRVDKIFEEMDSFYQQLIDEHLHPNRPDSMTNDILHRLIQLRVDHSSEVQIDWNHVKAILMDVLIGGTETTGASLTWAMTALIKNPNAMKKVQEEIRSVVRDKRLVDEDDIGNMPYLKAVVKETLRLYPPVPLVPKETIKACIIDGYEIRENTFVWVNIWAIGRDPEYWENANEFMPERFLNTSIDFRGQEFGFIPFGSGRRACVGASLAVANMEVALANLLYFFDWETPQKQEIDTKASAGFVLHKKNPLYLQPISHV